From the genome of Vicia villosa cultivar HV-30 ecotype Madison, WI linkage group LG2, Vvil1.0, whole genome shotgun sequence, one region includes:
- the LOC131647464 gene encoding 17.9 kDa class II heat shock protein-like, whose product MLNLLKQERVYALITSLLFVAMKKRHYPSSDSTSSSDDSSSSSSDSSSSSSEKEISTKLSVLNNKNNKKPKPQEKGNPNGKTPVIKQQPPTMTRCDNVEMSTATTADVKVYPDSYVYEINMPGLKSGGEIKVWLDDDYLVVSGEKKREEGVEYLMMGRKVGKFMHRFVLPKNANADAVSAMCKNGVLSVTVQKLPPPPQPKNPRRNVQVFMA is encoded by the coding sequence ATGTTAAATCTTCTTAAGCAAGAAAGGGTTTATGCATTAATAACATCTTTGTTATTTGTAGCAATGAAGAAGAGACACTACCCATCATCGGATTCCACATCTTCATCGGACGATTCCTCATCTTCATCGTCGGAttcctcatcatcttcatcgGAGAAGGAAATTTCTACTAAGCTTTCCGTGCtgaacaacaagaacaataagAAACCTAAACCTCAAGAAAAGGGAAACCCTAACGGTAAAACCCCCGTTATTAAGCAACAACCACCAACAATGACTCGTTGTGACAATGTGGAGATGAGTACTGCAACTACTGCAGACGTGAAGGTTTATCCAGATTCATACGTGTACGAGATCAATATGCCGGGACTGAAATCTGGTGGTGAGATAAAGGTTTGGCTTGATGATGATTATCTTGTGGTTAGCGgagagaagaagagggaagaaggTGTAGAGTATTTGATGATGGGGCGAAAGGTTGGGAAGTTCATGCACAGATTTGTTCTTCCTAAGAATGCTAATGCTGATGCTGTTTCTGCTATGTGTAAAAATGGAGTGCTTAGTGTTACTGTTCAGAAATTGCCTCCTCCTCCTCAGCCTAAGAACCCTAGAAGAAATGTTCAGGTTTTCATGGCTTGA
- the LOC131652982 gene encoding methyl jasmonate esterase 1-like: MVDNKRHFVLVHGASHGAWCWYKLVTLLESSGHKVTTLDLAASGIHPKQVNEIDSVADYYEPLIQLVRSLPQEERIILVGHSFGGICTSMAMEFFPNKIAVSVFVASALLPTEEGSSSSESKILFGISSNNKSNGSILFPPEYMKSHLYQLSPPEDFSLAMTLVRPISTFDDKFEEQTKVTKDNYGTVARVCVVCREDKLATYDSQMAMIEQNPVNDFRVIPDADHMVMFSKPQELFAYFQEIAKTYY, from the exons ATGGTGGATAATAAGAGGCATTTCGTTTTGGTTCATGGAGCTTCCCATGGAGCATGGTGTTGGTACAAGCTTGTCACTCTATTGGAATCTTCTGGACATAAAGTCACAACATTAGACCTGGCTGCTTCTGGAATCCATCCAAAACAAGTGAATGAGATTGATTCTGTTGCAGATTATTATGAACCATTGATTCAACTTGTAAGGTCATTGCCACAAGAGGAGAGGATAATCCTTGTGGGTCATAGCTTTGGTGGCATTTGTACATCTATGGCTATGGAATTTTTTCCAAACAAAATAGCAGTTTCTGTATTTGTTGCATCTGCATTGCTTCCTACTGAGGAG GGTTCCTCCAGCTCTGAATCAAAGATTTTATTTGGCATTAGCTCAAATAATAAATCAAATGGATCCATACTATTTCCCCCAGAATACATGAAATCCCATCTGTATCAACTATCTCCACCTGAG GACTTTTCTCTTGCAATGACATTAGTAAGGCCTATTAGTACATTTGATGATAAGTTCGAAGAGCAAACAAAGGTCACAAAAGATAATTACGGAACTGTTGCTAGAGTTTGCGTTGTGTGTCGAGAAGACAAATTGGCAACGTATGATTCTCAAATGGCAATGATTGAACAAAATCCCGTGAATGATTTCAGAGTGATTCCTGATGCTGATCACATGGTCATGTTCTCTAAACCTCAAGAGCTTTTTGCATATTTTCAAGAAATTGCAAAGACATATTATTAG
- the LOC131652981 gene encoding potassium transporter 4-like has translation MESQSQSQSLASSSRNPSQLSWMNLSRNLLLAYQSFGVVYGDLSTSPLYVYTSTFKGKLKDHHDEETIFGVFSLIFWTITLIPLLKYVFIILSANDNGEGGTFALYSLLCRHAKFNLLPNQQAADEELSSYKYGPSSQTGGASSPLKMFLEKHKRLRTVLLVVVLFGACMVIGDGVLSPAISVLASVSGLKVTITKFNNGELVLLACVILVGMFALQHCGTHRIAFMFAPIVIIWLLSIFIIGIYNTILWNPKIVFAISPHYIIQFFIKTGTEGWISLGGILLCITGAEAMFADLGHFTATSIRLAFAVVIYPCLVMQYMGQAAFLSKNLDSIQNSFYDSIPEPVFWPVFVIATLAAIVGSQASITATFSIIKQCHALDCFPRVKVVHTSKHMFGQIYIPEINWILMVLTLAVTIGFQDTTLIGNAYGLACMTVMFVTTFLMALVIVFVWQKSIVIATLFLLFFWVVEAVYLSAAFLKVHQGGWVPLVLSFFFLVVMYVWHYGIRRKYKYDLHNKVSLKWLLGLGPSLGIVRVPGIGLIYSELATGIPAIFTHFVTNLPAFHKVLVFVCVKSVPVPHVSPEERFLIGRACPRPFRMYRCIVRYGYKDIKRDDGEFENHLIQSIMEFIQMEAVEPQFSSSDSSSFDARMAVIGTRSLESTPTLIASEQEDVDIDESIPSSRSITLRRLQSTIEDENPQVRRRRVKFQVPNNPGLDNAVKEEILDLIQAKEAGIAYIMGHSYVKARKSSSFLKKIVIDMGYSFLRKNCRGPAVALNIPHISLIEVGMIYYV, from the exons ATGGAGTCTCAATCTCAATCTCAATCCTTAGCTTCGTCTTCTCGTAATCCCTCTCAG TTATCATGGATGAACTTGTCTAGGAATTTATTGTTAGCATATCAAAGCTTTGGTGTAGTATATGGAGATCTAAGCACATCACCTCTCTATGTTTATACAAGCACATTTAAAGGAAAGTTGAAGGATCACCATGATGAAGAAACTATCTTCGGTGTTTTTTCATTGATTTTCTGGACTATTACATTAATACCATTGCTTAAATACGTATTCATCATATTGAGCGCCAATGATAACGGTGAAG GTGGGACGTTTGCTCTCTATTCACTGCTATGTAGGCATGCCAAATTTAATTTGCTTCCCAATCAACAAGCAGCCGATGAGGAGCTGTCGTCCTACAAATACGGTCCCTCGTCGCAGACCGGAGGAGCCTCGTCTCCGCTCAAGATGTTTTTGGAGAAGCACAAACGGTTAAGAACAGTCCTGCTTGTTGTCGTACTGTTTGGTGCTTGTATGGTCATAGGCGATGGTGTGCTTTCACCAGCTATTTCAG TTCTGGCATCGGTATCAGGGTTAAAAGTTACGATAACGAAATTCAATAACG GTGAACTCGTTCTTCTAGCATGTGTCATATTAGTTGGCATGTTTGCTCTTCAACATTGTGGAACACACAGAATTGCGTTTATGTTTGCACCAATCGTAATCATCTGGCTTCTATCGATTTTTATTATTGGGATCTATAATACAATACTCTGGAATCCAAAAATAGTTTTTGCTATCTCGCCACATTATATTATCCAGTTCTTCATCAAGACTGGTACCGAGGGTTGGATTTCTCTCGGAGGGATACTTCTCTGTATCACTG GAGCCGAAGCTATGTTTGCAGATCTTGGCCATTTTACTGCTACGTCAATAAGG CTTGCATTTGCGGTTGTGATATACCCGTGTTTGGTAATGCAATACATGGGTCAAGCAGCTTTTTTATCCAAAAACCTCGACTCTATTCAAAATAGTTTTTATGACTCAATACCTG AACCCGTATTTTGGCCAGTCTTTGTTATTGCTACATTGGCAGCCATTGTTGGAAGTCAAGCTTCGATCACTGCGACTTTCTCCATCATCAAGCAGTGTCATGCACTTGATTGTTTTCCCCGCGTCAAAGTTGTTCACACCTCGAAACACATGTTTGGACAGATCTATATCCCAGAAATAAACTGGATACTTATGGTTCTGACTCTCGCTGTAACCATTGGATTTCAGGACACAACCTTAATCGGAAATGCTTATG GACTTGCTTGTATGACGGTAATGTTTGTGACAACGTTTCTGATGGCACTAGTCATAGTCTTCGTGTGGCAGAAAAGCATTGTGATTGCTACACTATTCCTTTTGTTCTTTTGGGTGGTAGAAGCGGTATATCTATCGGCGGCGTTCCTAAAAGTGCACCAAGGAGGATGGGTTCCTCTTGTCCTGTCGTTCTTCTTTTTGGTCGTTATGTATGTATGGCATTACGGTATCCGTAGGAAGTACAAATACGATCTACACAACAAAGTTTCGTTGAAATGGTTACTAGGTTTGGGACCTAGTCTTGGAATTGTTCGTGTCCCGGGAATCGGTCTCATCTACTCGGAACTCGCGACGGGAATACCAGCGATATTCACCCATTTCGTAACTAACCTCCCTGCATTTCACAAGGTTCTGGTTTTTGTCTGCGTGAAATCGGTTCCTGTTCCACATGTCTCGCCTGAAGAACGCTTTCTGATAGGCCGAGCTTGTCCAAGACCGTTTCGAATGTATAGGTGCATTGTTCGATACGGCTACAAAGACATTAAAAGGGACGACGGCGAGTTTGAGAACCACCTCATACAAAGCATAATGGAGTTCATCCAAATGGAAGCTGTAGAACCGCAATTCTCAAGTTCCGATTCTTCTTCATTTGACGCGAGAATGGCTGTCATAGGCACCAGAAGCTTAGAATCAACTCCAACCTTGATCGCGTCCGAGCAAGAAGACGTTGATATCGACGAAAGCATCCCTAGTAGCAGATCTATAACACTACGACGCTTGCAATCCACCATCGAAGACGAGAACCCGCAAGTCAGAAGGCGTAGAGTAAAATTTCAAGTGCCTAACAATCCCGGGTTGGATAATGCTGTTAAAGAAGAGATTCTAGATTTGATCCAAGCCAAAGAAGCGGGGATCGCGTACATAATGGGACACTCGTATGTGAAGGCAAGGAAATCATCGTCGTTCTTGAAAAAGATTGTGATCGATATGGGGTACTCGTTTCTGCGGAAGAATTGCAGGGGTCCGGCCGTGGCTCTTAACATTCCTCACATCAGTCTTATTGAAGTTGGAATGATATATTATGTTTAG
- the LOC131652985 gene encoding 17.9 kDa class II heat shock protein-like gives MKRRCSSSDSSSSLSDSSSSSSSDSSSSLSDSSSSSSSDSSSSSSSSEKEISTKLSVLNNKNNKKPKLQEKGNPNGKTPVIKQQPPTMTRCDNVEMSTATTADVKVYPDSYVYEVDMPGLKSAGEIKVWLDDDYLVVSGERKREEGVEYLMMGRKVGKFMHRFVLPKNANADAVSAMCKNGVLSVTVQKLPPPPQPKNPRRNVQVFMA, from the coding sequence ATGAAGAGACGCTGTTCATCATCGGATTCCTCATCTTCATTGTCggattcttcatcatcttcatcgtcGGATTCCTCATCTTCATTGTCggattcttcatcatcttcatcgtcGGAttcctcttcatcatcatcttcatcggaGAAGGAAATTTCTACTAAGCTTTCCGTGCtgaacaacaagaacaataagAAACCTAaacttcaagaaaagggaaaccCTAACGGTAAAACCCCCGTTATTAAGCAACAACCACCAACAATGACTCGTTGTGACAATGTGGAGATGAGTACTGCAACTACCGCAGACGTGAAGGTTTATCCAGATTCATACGTGTACGAGGTCGATATGCCGGGATTGAAATCTGCTGGAGAGATAAAGGTTTGGCTTGATGATGATTATCTTGTGGTTAGCGGAGAGAGGAAGAGGGAAGAAGGtgttgagtatttgatgatgggGCGAAAGGTTGGGAAGTTCATGCACAGATTTGTTCTTCCTAAGAATGCTAATGCTGATGCTGTTTCTGCTATGTGTAAAAATGGAGTGCTTAGTGTTACTGTTCAGAAATTGCCTCCTCCTCCTCAGCCTAAGAACCCTAGAAGAAATGTTCAGGTTTTCATGGCTTGA
- the LOC131652983 gene encoding methyl jasmonate esterase 1-like encodes MVDNKRHFVLVHGASHGAWCWYKLVTLLESSGHKVTTLDLAASGIHPKQVNEVDSVADYYEPLIQLVRSLPQEERIILVGHSFGGICTSMAMEFFPNKIAVSVLVASKVFSTEEGSSNSESKILFGIRISSNNKSNGSILLPPEYMKSHMYQLSPPEDFSLAMTLVRPISTFDDKFKEQTKVTKDNYGTVAKVCVVCREDKLATYESQMAMIEQNPVNDFRVIPDADHMVMFSKPQELFAYFQEIAKTYY; translated from the exons ATGGTAGATAACAAGAGGCATTTCGTTTTGGTTCATGGAGCTTCCCATGGAGCATGGTGTTGGTACAAGCTTGTTACTCTGTTGGAATCTTCTGGCCATAAAGTCACTACATTAGACCTGGCTGCTTCTGGAATCCATCCAAAACAAGTGAATGAGGTTGATTCTGTTGCAGATTATTATGAACCATTGATTCAACTTGTTAGGTCATTGCCACAAGAGGAGAGGATAATCCTTGTGGGTCATAGCTTTGGTGGCATTTGTACATCTATGGCTATGGAATTTTTTCCAAACAAAATAGCAGTTTCTGTATTAGTTGCATCTAAAGTGTTTTCTACTGAGGAG GGTTCCTCCAACTCTGAATCAAAGATTTTATTTGGCATTAGGATTAGCTCAAATAATAAATCAAATGGATCCATACTATTACCCCCAGAATACATGAAATCCCATATGTATCAACTATCTCCACCTGAG GACTTTTCTCTTGCAATGACATTAGTAAGGCCTATAAGTACATTTGATGATAAGTTCAAAGAGCAAACAAAGGTCACAAAAGATAATTACGGAACTGTTGCTAAAGTTTGCGTTGTGTGTCGAGAAGACAAATTGGCAACGTATGAATCTCAAATGGCAATGATTGAACAAAATCCTGTGAATGATTTCAGAGTGATTCCTGATGCTGATCACATGGTCATGTTCTCTAAACCTCAAGAGCTTTTTGCATATTTTCAAGAAATCGCAAAGACATATTATTAG